One genomic window of Solanum dulcamara chromosome 10, daSolDulc1.2, whole genome shotgun sequence includes the following:
- the LOC129870296 gene encoding conserved oligomeric Golgi complex subunit 5, translating to MASPAIQRSTHLSSTPTSSSSPLQRLSTFKDRSTNPTPTPTTTVTPTSLTPAPSPIDSFSFDPIFSSFLSSDFDSTRFSSAALSSGSTASRIEKLQEGLRLLDHQLRHEVLTRHHDLLNQLTSLRAAESALSSLRSSVSSLQSSLRRVRSELSDPHQVIAVKTLQLSNLHSAIELLQSTIRTIRLSKKLRDLMDSNQDPEKLDLSKAAQLHFEILSLYNEYHLAGIDVVDLELKWVLEIGQKLRAEGMKVLEKGLEGLNQAEVGAGLQVFYNMGELRGTVDGLVSKYKTMGVKSITTALDMKAISVGGGFGPGGVQRSGTPQFGGSAKAKDALWQRMSGCMDQLHSIVVAVWHLQRVLSKKRDPFTHVLLLDEVMQEGDPILTDRVWEALGKSFANQMKSTFSTSSFVKEIFTLGYPKLFSMLENLLERISRDTDVKGVPPALSSEAKGQMLSSIEIFQTAFLTLCLSRLSELVNTVFPVSSRGSVASKEHIARIISRIQEEIEAVQMDARLTLLVLREINKVLLLLSERTEYQISAGPEARQITGHATPAQVKNFALCQHLQEIHTRISSMVAGLPSIATDILSPSLGSIYGVAGDSVTPLFQSMLDRLESCILQIHDQNFGSLGMDAAMDNNASPYMEELQKSILHFRSEFLSRLLPSSSNSLTTGSETICTTLVRSMASRVLIFFIRHASLVRPLSESGKLRLARDMAELELAVGQNLFPVEQLGAPYRALRAFRPVIFLETSQLASSPLRQDLPPSVILHHLYSRGPEELQSPLQRNRLTPMQYSLWMDSQGEDQIWKGIKATLDDYAAKVSTRGDKEFSPVYPLMIEIGSSLSSNR from the exons ATGGCGTCTCCGGCGATTCAGAGATCAACCCATTTATCCTCTACACCAACATCTTCTTCATCTCCCCTTCAACGTCTCTCAACTTTCAAAGACAGATCCACcaaccccacccccacccctacTACCACCGTCACTCCTACCTCCCTCACCCCTGCCCCTTCCCCTATCGATTCCTTCAGTTTCGATCCCATTTTCTCATCCTTCCTCTCATCCGACTTCGATTCAACCCGTTTCTCCTCCGCCGCACTTTCCTCCGGTTCTACCGCTTCACGTATCGAGAAGCTTCAAGAAGGGCTCCGTCTCCTTGATCATCAGCTTCGTCACGAAGTTCTTACACGTCATCATGATTTGCTTAATCAGCTTACTTCGTTACGGGCTGCTGAATCTGCACTTTCCTCTCTTCGTTCTTCGGTTTCGTCTCTTCAGTCTTCGCTCCGTCGGGTTCGGTCTGAACTTTCCGATCCTCATCAAGTAATTGCAGTGAAGACCCTTCAGCTTTCGAATCTTCATTCAGCTATTGAGCTTCTTCAATCGACAATTCGGACTATTCGGTTGTCAAAAAAGCTTCGGGATCTAATGGATTCGAATCAAGACCCGGAGAAATTGGATCTTTCGAAAGCTGCTCAGCTACATTTTGAGATACTTTCGCTTTATAATGAGTATCATTTAGCTGGGATTGATGTGGTTGATTTAGAACTCAAATGGGTTCTTGAAATTGGGCAGAAATTACGGGCTGAAGGGATGAAAGTTTTGGAAAAAGGACTTGAAGGTTTGAATCAAGCTGAAGTTGGGGCTGGGCTTCAGGTGTTTTATAATATGGGGGAGTTGAGGGGAACTGTGGATGGGTTAGTGAGTAAGTATAAGACAATGGGAGTGAAGAGTATAACGACAGCTTTGGATATGAAAGCTATTTCTGTTGGTGGAGGATTTGGGCCGGGAGGGGTGCAGAGAAGTGGGACACCGCAGTTTGGGGGAAGTGCAAAGGCGAAAGACGCATTGTGGCAAAGGATGAGTGGTTGTATGGACCAGTTGCATTCCATTGTGGTTGCTGTTTGGCATTTGCAGAGGGTTTTGTCAAAGAAAAGAGATCCCTTTACGCATGTTTTGCTGCTTGATGAGGTCATGCAG GAAGGTGATCCGATATTGACAGATCGTGTTTGGGAGGCACTGGGTAAATCTTTTGCTAACCAAATGAAGTCCACTTTCAGCACATCAAGCTTTGTTAAGGAGATATTCACTCTTGGATATCCAAAACTCTTCTCTATGTTAGAAAACTTGCTTGAAAGAATTTCACGTGATACAGATGTCAAAGGAGTTCCACCAGCTCTCAGTTCAGAAGCAAAGGGCCAAATGCTATCTTCCATTGAAATATTCCAGACTGCTTTCCTAACCCTCTGTCTGAGCCGTCTTTCAGAACTTGTTAACACTGTATTTCCAGTGTCCAGTCGTGGAAGCGTTGCCTCAAAAGAAcacatagcaaggattatatcACGAATTCAAGAAGAAATAGAAGCCGTCCAGATGGATGCTCGGTTAACTCTTCTTGTCTTGCGTGAGATCAACAAAGTTCTGCTGCTTCTTTCAGAAAGAACAGAATACCAG ATATCTGCAGGGCCCGAGGCACGACAAATAACAGGTCATGCGACTCCAGCACAGGTGAAGAACTTTGCGTTATGCCAGCATCTGCAAGAAATTCATACCCGCATATCATCTATGGTGGCAGGATTACCATCTATTGCAACCGATATTCTGTCTCCCTCACTGGGATCTATCTATGGGGTTGCAGGTGATTCAGTGACACCACTATTCCAATCAATGCTTGATCGACTAGAGTCGTGCATCTTGCAAATTCATGATCAAAATTTTGGTAGTCTCGGCATGGATGCTGCTATGGACAATAATGCATCACCTTATATGGAAGAGTTGCAGAAGAGTATTCTCCATTTCCGTAGTGAATTCCTGTCCAGGCTGTTGCCTTCTTCGTCAAATAGCTTAACTACGGGTTCAGAAACTATTTGTACTACACTCGTGAGGAGCATGGCATCTAGAGTTCTGATATTTTTCATTAGGCACGCTTCACTCGTTAGACCTCTCTCAGAATCAGGCAAGTTAAGATTAGCCAGGGACATGGCTGAGCTGGAATTGGCAGTTGGCCAAAACTTGTTTCCAGTAGAGCAGCTTGGTGCCCCATATCGAGCACTTAGAGCATTTCGTCCTGTTATATTCCTGGAAACATCTCAACTTGCATCATCCCCACTTCGTCAAGATTTACCACCAAGTGTCATACTGCATCATCTTTACTCACGCGGTCCTGAAGAGCTTCAATCACCCTTGCAAAGGAATAGACTTACTCCGATGCAGTATTCACTATGGATGGATTCACAAGGCGAGGACCAGATCTGGAAAGGCATTAAAGCTACACTGGACGATTATGCTGCTAAGGTAAGTACGAGAGGGGACAAGGAATTTAGTCCTGTCTATCCCTTGATGATAGAAATTGGTTCCTCTTTATCCAGTAATCGTTAG
- the LOC129870627 gene encoding GDSL esterase/lipase At4g10955-like: MSKRGVEEMRNEMVAAEGEIKMENFEKGVVESHPYAFHVSGPRNVASPNWRDLINSSWKDANYKRTVMACFVQAVYLLEIDRQESRTEENALAPKWLIPFKYKLVETLNDERDGSIFGAILEWDRTAALSDFVLIRPSGAPRAVVALRGTLLKSQTMRRDIEDDLRFLAWESLKGSVRFNAALNALKSIATKYGSNNVCIVGHSLGAGFALQVGKALAKEGIHVEAHLFNPPSVSLAMSLRNIGEKAGFVWKRLKSMLPSNPDTQTSYEETDTQSFQIGLKQWVPHLYINNSDYICCSYTDQEKNGLQDNNDEANKENAKPRNGQVVAAAKLFLSSNKGKQKFLEAHGLEQWWSDSLELQMAISNSKLISQQLKSLYTLPASQLTQAKHGQ, translated from the exons ATGTCGAAAAGGGGTGTGGAGGAGATGAGAAATGAAATGGTGGCAGCTGAAGGAGAGATAAAaatggaaaattttgaaaagggtGTTGTTGAATCTCATCCTTATGCATTTCATGTTTCTGGACCAAGAAATGTTGCTTCTCCAAATTGGAGAGATCTTATCAATTCAAGTTG GAAGGATGCTAACTACAAAAGAACAGTCATGGCTTGCTTTGTCCAAGCAGTTTACCTTCTCGAGATCGACAGACAAGAAAGCAGGACAGAAGAAAATGCACTTGCTCCAAAATGGTTGATACCTTTCAAGTACAAGTTAGTCGAGACCTTAAACGACGAAAGAGATGGATCCATTTTCGGTGCAATCTTGGAATGGGATAGAACTGCAGCATTGTCCGATTTTGTGCTCATCAGACCGAGTGGTGCACCAAGGGCTGTCGTGGCCTTAAGAGGAACTCTTCTCAAAAGCCAAACGATGAGAAGGGATATCGAAGATGATCTCCGTTTCTTAGCTTGGGAAAGTCTGAAAGGTTCTGTTAGATTCAATGCAGCCCTCAATGCTCTAAAATCAATTGCCACAAAGTATGGCAGCAACAATGTGTGTATTGTAGGCCATTCACTTGGAGCTGGATTTGCTCTCCAAGTAGGAAAAGCGTTAGCGAAAGAAGGCATACATGTTGAGGCACATTTGTTCAATCCGCCCTCGGTTTCACTTGCTATGAGCTTGAGAAACATAGGTGAAAAAGCTGGATTCGTGTGGAAAAGGCTCAAATCAATGCTCCCTTCAAATCCTGATACTCAAACGAGCTACGAGGAAACTGATACTCAATCTTTTCAGATAGGTCTAAAGCAATGGGTGCCACATTTGTACATTAACAATAGTGATTACATATGTTGCTCTTACACTGATCAAGAAAAAAATGGATTACAAGACAACAATGATGAGGCTAATAAAGAGAATGCAAAACCAAGAAATGGACAAGTTGTTGCTGCTGCAAAGCTTTTTTTGTCATCTAATAAAGGGAAACAAAAGTTTCTTGAGGCACATGGATTGGAGCAATGGTGGTCTGATAGTTTGGAACTACAAATGGCTATTAGTAACAGCAAGCTTATTAGTCAGCAGTTGAAATCTTTGTACACTCTTCCTGCTTCTCAACTAACACAAGCAAAGCACGGTCAATGA